The Amycolatopsis methanolica 239 nucleotide sequence CTGCCCGCGCCGGACGAGGACGTGCTGGCGGCGGACTACGAGCTGATCGACTCGGTGCTGTCGGCGGCCGGGCTGAGCTGGTACGAGGTGTCGAACTGGGCCGCATCGGAGGCGGCCGCGTGCCGGCACAACCTGGGCTACTGGCGCGGCGGCGACTGGTGGGGCGCGGGGCCGGGGGCGCACAGCCATGTCGGCGGGGTGCGCTGGTGGAACGTGAAGCACCCGGCGCGCTACGCCACGGCGCTGGCCGACGGCGGGTCCCCGGAGGCGGACCGCGAGGTGCTGACGCCGGACGAACAGGCCTTCGAGCGGATCATGCTGGAGCTGCGGCTCGCCGAGGGGCTGCCGGTGTCCGCGCTGACCGCCGACGGGGCGCGGGAGGCCGAGGCCGCGGTCGCCGAGGGCCTGCTGGACGCCGGGGCGCTCGCCGGCAAGCAGCGCTGTGTGCTGACCTTCCGGGGACGCCTGCTGGCCGACGGCCTCGTGCGACGGCTGGCTCCCTGAAAAGCGATCGAGCTGTTCTCGCTGCCCGAGGACGCCGTCGCCGACGACGGTGAGGTGCTCCGCTTCAGCCGGTCGTAGGTACCGGGCGGCCGAACAGGCTGCGCCAGTGGCCGGACCGCCGCAGCAGCAGGTGGGTCGGCAGCTGGAGGACAGCGTGCTGACGATCGTCACGATCGCCGTCGTGTCGCCGGTAGCCGAGCGGAGTCCGTAGAAGAGGGCGAGCGGTAGGACGACGTCCAGCACCACGGAACGGACGCGGTTGATCACCCGTCGATGGTCCCGGGCGCGGCCCGCCGCGCGCGTCGGGTTTGCGGCTACACCGGCTCAGACCTTGGTCGGGGGTCAGCAGTCGGGGATCGTCTCGGTGCAGATCGGCTGCTCGCCGTTGCTCGCGGTCTGCAGCAGCCGGTAGAGCGTCTCGCGCTGGTCGGTGTCGAGCGCGCAGAACACCTCGTCCTCCACCGCCGCCAGCGCGAACTCCGCCTTCGCCAGCGTCTTCGCCCCGGCCTCGGTCAGCGAGACCGTGTGCCGCCTGCGGTCCTCCGGCGAGCGCCGCCGCTCGACCAGCTGCTCGCGCTCCAGGTCGTTGAGCAGGCCGACGACGTTCGTCCCGTCCATCTCCAGCGTGCTCGCCAGCGTCTGCTGCGAGATCCCGTCCCGGTCCCGCACCAGGGTCAGGGCCAGCAGGTGCCGGGGCCGCAGGCCCAGCGGCTCCAGCACGGTTTCCGAGCGCAGCCGCAGCCGGCGCGCCAGGTGGTCGATCAACGCGCCGACCCGGTGCGCGGGCTGGTTCACAACCGGCAGGGAGGCCACCTCGTCACTTTACCCAACCGAAGCGCCTATCGGTGTGCTATAGATAGTTCGTGTAACACAAATCAATCTTGAAGGGCAAACCACCAATGGCGCACCTACTGCACATCGACTCGAGTATCCGCGGCGAGGAGTCCGTCAGCCGCAGGCTGACCGCTCGTGCGGCGGCGGCCTGGCGGGCCGCGCACCCGGACGGCGCCGTCACCTACCGCGACCTCGCCCGGAACCCGGTTCCGCACCTCGGCGAGGCAGGCAACACGGCCCGGACGGTCCCGCCGGCCCAGCACACCGAAGCCCAGGCCGCCGCCTGGGCGCGCATGCAGGAGCTGGTCGGCGAGATCAAGGCGGCCGACACGGTGCTGCTGGGCCTGCCGCTGTACAACTACGGACCGCCGAGCGAGGTGAAGGCGTGGGTGGACCACCTGATCGTTCCCGGCCTGGCGTTCGACCCGGAGAGCGCCCGGGGGCTGCTCGGCGATCGCGAGTTCATCGTGCTGGCCAGCCGTGGCGGCGGCTACGGCCCGGGCACGCCGCGCGAGGGCTGGGATCACGCCGAGCCGTGGCTGCCGCACGGGCTGTCCCTGACCGGTCTCGAACCACGGGTGATCACCGCCGAGCTGACCCTCGCGCCGCAGAACCCGGCCATGGCCGCACTGATCCCGCTGTTCGAGCAGAGCCTCGCCACCGCGGAGAAGGAGATCGACGCCCTGTGGGTGCCTGCCGCGGCCTGATCGTGTGACCCGGACCGCACTTCCGGGAGAAAGTGCGGTCCGGGTGCAACGGCCACCCGTGGTGCGAGCATCTGCTCTTCGTGCACTTCGACGATTTCGCCCGCGAGCAGCTGCCGGAGCTGGTGCGGTTCGCGGCGGTCCTGACCGGGGATCCGGACCTGGCCCAGGACCTCGTGCAGGAGGCGCTGGTGCGGGCCCACGAGAAGTGAGCCCGGGCCGCCGAGACCGACCGGCCCGACCTGTGCCTGCGGAAGATGGTCGTCAACGGGCACCTGTCGTGGCGGCGCCGCTGGTACCAGCGCGCGGTGCGGACGGTGGCGGACCCGACGTGGTTCCGCGAGCCGCACCCCGCCGGCCGGATCGCCGACGGCGCGCAGCTGAAGAAGCCGCTGTCGGGGCTGAGCCGGTCGCAGCAGGCCGCCGTCGTGCTGCGGTTCTACGAGGACCGCGACGACGACGAGATCGCGTCGGTACTCGGCTGCGCGGTGGGCACCGTGCGCAGTCACATCTCCCGCGGCCTGTCCGTGCTGCGGGTCCGCATGGGCGCCGAGATGGAGGTGGCCTGACCATGTCCGAGATGCGGAATCTGCGGGAAGCGCTGAAGGCCCGGGAGGCGCTCGCCCCCGATCCGGACGCGGTGCTCGCCGGGGCACACGGCCGGATCCGGCGCAGGCGCGCCCAGCGACGGATCGCCGGGGTCGCGCCGGGATGACCGTGCTGCGCCCGTCGGACGAGCCGGAGTCGATCGAAGCCGCCGCAGGGCGGCCGACCTCCCGGTGCCCGCGCCCGCGTTGCCGTTCACGGTCGGCGACCTGCCTTCCGGGTTCGAGCTGAGCACCTGGACCATCTCCGGCAGGTTCGCGAGCGGCCGGTACAACGGCTCGTCCGGCAACTACCTGGAGATCCGCGTCAGCGACTTCCCGGACCGCGAGGTCGGGGAGTCGGGCATCGTGACGGACCTGGCCGGCGGGGGAGCGCAGGCGAAGGTCCGCATCGCGCCGGACCGGGTGGTCTCGCTGCTGGCCAAGGCCTGGCAGCTCCCGGACGGCAAGATGCTGCAGATCGCGCGGTCGGTCCGCCTCGTGCCGACGCCCGTGCACTCGATGCTGCACAGCCTGCGCGTGCCTGCGGACCTGACGGTTCGGCAACGGAGCGGCGAGGCGGAGTACGAGTACCTGACGCTGTGCCCGCCCGAGGTGCAGACGCAGTCGCCGGCCCGGCCGGATGGGCGGTGCTACAGCGGCTCCGTCAGCGGCCCCGTGCCCGCCACCACGACCAGGGCCACGACGTCGACGAGCGCGCCTGCGCCGCTGATCACGGTCAAGACCGTGCGCCGCATCCTCGACGGCGGGACGATTCTGATGGTCGACACCGAGGAGGGCCCGCCGTCAGCTCCAGATGGTCACGTAGACCGGTGGCCGGAAGCGGGACGGCGGCACCCCGGCGCCGGGTGCGCGCATCACCTGCATCGCCGCCGGGGTGCCCAGGAAATGCCGCAGCGAGCTCGCCGCGGTGGAACACCGGTTGTGCGGCAACGTGGTCAGGTGCCAGTATTCCGTCCGCGGGGTGACCGGCGTCGGCAGCACGACCAGTTCGTGCCTGCGCCGCTGCGGCGCCACCAGGTGCTCGAAGGCGAGCGACACCCCGCTGCCGTTGGCCGCCGCCGACCACGCCGCGGTCTGGTTCGGGAAGACGCGGATGGCGGATTCCGGAACGGCCATGCGGCGCAACAGTTGTGCCGTTCCGCTGCCCGGGTCCGCCCCCGACGGGTCCACCAGCCACGGCCACTGCGCGGGCCCGCCGCGGGGCCGGAATCCAGGCGCCGCAACGGCGACGATGTTGCACCGGAACACCGGCTCGCTCGCCACATCGCCCTCCAGGCGCGGCCCGAGCGCGGCGTCGGCAAGCCGGTTCGTGACCAGCACCGGCATTTCCGCCACCTGAGCCAGCCCCGCCGAGGCGTCCACCGATTGGCCCGTCCGGCGCATGAACGCCTCGAGCAACGGATCCGCGACGAACTCCGCGATCGTGCTCGTGACTACGACGTGCATCCGTTCGGCCACGCCGTTGGCCTCCCGGACGGCCGCATCGGCATCCGCCCCGAGGGCTACCATCTGTGAGGCGATCGGCAGCAGGCGGCTGCCGCCCGGCGTCAGCGTCATACCGTTGGCGGTGCGGACGATCAGCTTGTCCCCGTGGTGCTGCCGCAGCGCGGCCAGCGCCTGCGACACCGCGGGTTCGCTGACGCCGAGGGTCCGGGCCGCGTCGGTCACCGAGCCGAGCCGGGCCACGAGGACGAAGGCACTCAGCTGACCGAGGGTCATCTCACACCGGTCCGAATCACTTGAACAGTCTACATAAGTGATCCCTTATTCGGCCATTGTCGGTTACTCCCACCGGGTGCACCCTGTGCCGAAAATCCATGCCCGGGGAGGGCGCATGCAAGTACCTGCGCAGTTCCAGTACGAGCGGGCCACGAGCGTGGCGCACGCGTTGAGTCTGCTGACGAAGTTCGGACCGGAGAGCCGGATCGTGGCAGGCGGGCACAGTCTCATCCCGATGATGAAGCTGCGCCTGGCCCAGCCGGAGGCGCTCATCGACATCAACGGCCTGTCCGAGTTGGCCCGGATCAGCGTCGAGGACGGCACCTTGTACGTCGGGGCCATGGTGCGCCACGCCGATCTGCTGTCCTCGGCGGTCGTGGGGGAGCACTTCCCGATCTTCCACGACGCCGAGCGGCTGATCGCCGATCCCGTGGTGCGCAACCGCGGAACGGTCGGCGGTTCGCTGTGCCAGGCCGATCCGTCGGAGGACCTGTCGGCCGCGTTCGCCGCGGTGCGCGGCGAGGCGGTGATCGAGGGAACCGGCGGGCGCCGGGTCGTGCTGGTCCGCGAGTTCTTCACCGGTCCTTACCAGACCGTGGTGGGGGAAAACGAAATGCTAGTGCAGCTGCGCGTGCCGATCTCCTCGTCCGCGTCGGCCTACGAGAAGGTCGAGCGCAGGGCGGGGGACTGGGCGGTCGCCGCGGTCGGCGCGGAGTTGCGGATCGAAGGCACGCAACTGGTTTCGGTCGGCATCGGACTCACCGCGCTGGGTGCGCCGAACTTCCACGCGCCGGAGGCCGAGGAGTACCTGCTCGGCGGGCCCGCCGTGGACGAGCGCTTCGCGGAGGCCGGCCGGATCGCCGCGCGGCACTGCGAACCGGTTGCGGACCAGCGCGGTCCCGTCGACTACAAGCGTCACCTCGCGGAGGTCCTCACCGTCCGCGCGCTGCGCCGGGCCCGCACCCGTTGGCACGGCAACCACCCCCAGGAGGCCTGAACACATGGAGATCACGGTTACCGTCAACGGGCAGCAGCACACGCGGAACGTCGAACCCCGCCTGCTGCTCGTGCACTTCCTGCGCGACGAGCTGGGCCTGACCGGCACGCACTGGGGTTGCGACACCTCCAACTGCGGCGCGTGCGTGGTGTGGCTGGACGAGGCGCCGGTCAAGTCCTGCACGGTTCTCGCGGTGATGGCCGACGGCCGCCGCGTCCGCACCGTCGAGGGGCTCGGCGATTCCACCGGGCTGGACCCGGTGCAGCAGGGCTTCACCGAATGCCACGGCCTGCAGTGCGGGTTCTGCACGCCGGGCATGATGCTGACCGCGCGCTGGCTGCTCGACCACCACCCGGATCCGTCCGAAGAGGACATCCGCGAGGCGATCTCCGGCCAGCTGTGCCGGTGCACCGGCTACGAGAACATCGTCAAGTCCATCCAGTGGGCCGCCGAGCACGACACCGCCGCCGCGGCGGTCCCCGAGGAGAGCACCGTGGACAGTGCGGAGGTGTCCGCATGACCACCACCGAGAACCACACCCCGATGGGGTTCGGGCGCATGCACCGCAAGGAGGACGCCCGGTTCATCCGCGGTCACGGGCAGTACGTCGACGACGTGAACCTGCCCGGGATGCTGCACGGCGCGGTGCTGCGCAGCCCGCATGCCCATGCGCGCATCGTGTCCATCGACACGAGCGCGGCCGAGGCGCACCCGAAGGTGAAGGCCGTCATCACCGGCCAGACCCTGGAGGGACTGAACCTCGCCTGGATGCCCACGCTCTCGCACGACGTGCAGGCCGTGCTGGCCACCGACAAGGTCCGGTTCCAGGGGCAGGAGGTCGCCTTCGTCGTCGCCGACGACCGCTACGCCGCCCGCGACGCGCTGGAGGTGATCGACGTCGAGTACGAGGCGCTGCCACCCGTCGTCGACGCCCGCCGCGCGCTGGAGCCGGACGCGCCGGTCATCCGCACCGACATCGACGGCAAGCGGGACAACCACATCTTCGACTGGGAAGCAGGGGACGCCGCGCGTACCGACGAGGTGTTCGCCAGCGCCGACGTGGTGTCCGCGCAGGACATGCTGTACCCGCGGGTGCACCCGGCGCCGATGGAGACCTGCGGCGCGGTGGCCCACATGGACCCCATCACGGGGAAGCTCACCGTGTGGACGACCACGCAGGCGCCGCACGCGCACCGCACCCTGTACGCGCTGGTGGCCGGGCTGCCCGAGCACAAGATCCGGGTCATCTCGCCGGACATCGGCGGCGGGTTCGGCAACAAGGTCGGCATCTACCCGGGTTACGTGTGCGCGGTGGTCGGCTCGATCGTCACCGGCAAGCCGGTGAAGTGGATGGAGGACCGCTCCGAGAACCTGATGAGCACGTCCTTCGCCCGCGACTACCACATGCACGGCGAGATCGCGGCCACCAGGGACGGGAAGATCCTCGGGGTGCGCGTCAACGTGCTCGCCGACCACGGCGCGTTCAACGGCACCGCGCAGCCGACGAAGTTCCCCGCCGGGTTCTTCAGCGTCTTCACCGGTTCCTACGACATCGAGGCGGCGCACTGCGCGGTCACTGGCGTCTACACGAACAAGGCCCCCGGCGGTGTCGCCTACGCGTGTTCGTTCCGCATCACCGAAGCGGTCTATCTGGTCGAGCGGCTGGTCGACGTGCTGGCTTACGACCTCGGGATGGACCCGGCCGAGCTGCGGAAGCGCAACCTGCTCAGGCCGGAGCAGTTCCCGTACGTCAGCAAGACCGGTTGGGAGTACGACTCCGGCGACTACCCGCGCGCGCTGAGCCAGGCGATGGACATCGCCGGCTATGCGGAGCTGCGGGAGGAACAGAAGCGGCGCGCGGTGAGCGGGGACGGGCCGCTGATGGGCATCGGCATCAGCTTCTTCACCGAGGCGGTCGGTGCGGGGCCGCGCAAGCACATGGACATCCTCGGGCTGGGCATGGCCGACGGCGCTGAGTTGCGTGTACACCCGACCGGCAAAGCCGTGCTGCGGTTGTCCTGCCAAAGCCAGGGACAGGGGCACGAGACCACGTTCGCGCAGATCGTGGCCGAGGAATTGGGCATCTCGCCGGACGACATCGAGGTCGTGCACGGCGACACCGACCAGACGCCGTTCGGCCTCGGCACCTACGGGTCCCGGTCGACGCCGGTGTCCGGCGGGGCGACCGCGGTGGTGGCGCGGCGGGTCCGCGAGCGGGCCAAGATCGTCGCTTCGGCCATGCTGGAGGTGAGCCCGGATGACCTGGAGTGGGAGAAGGGTCGCTGGTTCGTCCAGGGCGACCCGGACTCCGGCAAGACCATCCAGGAGATCGCGCTGGCCGCGCACTCCGACCTGGAACTGCCCGACGGCGTCGAGGGGCACCTGGACGCGACGTGCGTCTACAACCCGCCGAACCTCACCTACCCGTTCGGCGCCTACATCTGCGTCGTTGACGTCGATCCTGAGACCGGGCAGGTGAAGGTGCGCCGGTTCGTCGCGGTCGACGACTGCGGCGTCCGGATCAACCCGACGATCGTCGAGGGCCAGGTGCACGGCGGGCTGGCCGAGGGCATCGGAATGGCGCTGATGCAGGTGATGGCGTTCGACGAGGACGGCAACCACCTCGGCGGGTCGTTCATGGACTACCTGATCCCGACGTCCATGGAGTGCCCGTCGTGGGAGCTGGGCGAGACGGTGACCCCGTCGCCGCACCACCCCATCGGCGCCAAGGGCGTCGGCGAGTCCGCGACCGTCGGCTCGCCCGCGGCCGTGGTCAACGCGGTGGTCGACGCGCTCAAACCGTACGGGGTGCGGCACGCGGACATGCCGCTGACCCCAGCGGCCGTGTGGCGCGCCCTGCAGAACCGTCCACTCCGGACAGATTTGGCGATCACGTGATGAACGGGCAGGAGTTGCGCGCGCACGCGGAGTCCCTGCGGGCGGGTCGGACGCCGTTCGTGCTGGCGACGGTGGTGCGGGCGCAACGCCCCACCAGCGCGAAACCCGGCGACTGCGCGCTGGTGCTCGCCGATGGGACCATCGAGGGTTTCGTCGGCGGGTCCTGCGCCGAGTCGACCGTGCGGCAGCAGGGGATCCGGCT carries:
- a CDS encoding MarR family winged helix-turn-helix transcriptional regulator is translated as MASLPVVNQPAHRVGALIDHLARRLRLRSETVLEPLGLRPRHLLALTLVRDRDGISQQTLASTLEMDGTNVVGLLNDLEREQLVERRRSPEDRRRHTVSLTEAGAKTLAKAEFALAAVEDEVFCALDTDQRETLYRLLQTASNGEQPICTETIPDC
- a CDS encoding LysR family transcriptional regulator; the protein is MTLGQLSAFVLVARLGSVTDAARTLGVSEPAVSQALAALRQHHGDKLIVRTANGMTLTPGGSRLLPIASQMVALGADADAAVREANGVAERMHVVVTSTIAEFVADPLLEAFMRRTGQSVDASAGLAQVAEMPVLVTNRLADAALGPRLEGDVASEPVFRCNIVAVAAPGFRPRGGPAQWPWLVDPSGADPGSGTAQLLRRMAVPESAIRVFPNQTAAWSAAANGSGVSLAFEHLVAPQRRRHELVVLPTPVTPRTEYWHLTTLPHNRCSTAASSLRHFLGTPAAMQVMRAPGAGVPPSRFRPPVYVTIWS
- a CDS encoding sigma factor-like helix-turn-helix DNA-binding protein encodes the protein MVVNGHLSWRRRWYQRAVRTVADPTWFREPHPAGRIADGAQLKKPLSGLSRSQQAAVVLRFYEDRDDDEIASVLGCAVGTVRSHISRGLSVLRVRMGAEMEVA
- a CDS encoding FAD binding domain-containing protein, which produces MQVPAQFQYERATSVAHALSLLTKFGPESRIVAGGHSLIPMMKLRLAQPEALIDINGLSELARISVEDGTLYVGAMVRHADLLSSAVVGEHFPIFHDAERLIADPVVRNRGTVGGSLCQADPSEDLSAAFAAVRGEAVIEGTGGRRVVLVREFFTGPYQTVVGENEMLVQLRVPISSSASAYEKVERRAGDWAVAAVGAELRIEGTQLVSVGIGLTALGAPNFHAPEAEEYLLGGPAVDERFAEAGRIAARHCEPVADQRGPVDYKRHLAEVLTVRALRRARTRWHGNHPQEA
- a CDS encoding sigma factor; the protein is MHFDDFAREQLPELVRFAAVLTGDPDLAQDLVQEALVRAHEK
- a CDS encoding FMN-dependent NADH-azoreductase, with amino-acid sequence MAHLLHIDSSIRGEESVSRRLTARAAAAWRAAHPDGAVTYRDLARNPVPHLGEAGNTARTVPPAQHTEAQAAAWARMQELVGEIKAADTVLLGLPLYNYGPPSEVKAWVDHLIVPGLAFDPESARGLLGDREFIVLASRGGGYGPGTPREGWDHAEPWLPHGLSLTGLEPRVITAELTLAPQNPAMAALIPLFEQSLATAEKEIDALWVPAAA
- a CDS encoding (2Fe-2S)-binding protein, with the protein product MEITVTVNGQQHTRNVEPRLLLVHFLRDELGLTGTHWGCDTSNCGACVVWLDEAPVKSCTVLAVMADGRRVRTVEGLGDSTGLDPVQQGFTECHGLQCGFCTPGMMLTARWLLDHHPDPSEEDIREAISGQLCRCTGYENIVKSIQWAAEHDTAAAAVPEESTVDSAEVSA
- a CDS encoding aerobic carbon-monoxide dehydrogenase large subunit; amino-acid sequence: MTTTENHTPMGFGRMHRKEDARFIRGHGQYVDDVNLPGMLHGAVLRSPHAHARIVSIDTSAAEAHPKVKAVITGQTLEGLNLAWMPTLSHDVQAVLATDKVRFQGQEVAFVVADDRYAARDALEVIDVEYEALPPVVDARRALEPDAPVIRTDIDGKRDNHIFDWEAGDAARTDEVFASADVVSAQDMLYPRVHPAPMETCGAVAHMDPITGKLTVWTTTQAPHAHRTLYALVAGLPEHKIRVISPDIGGGFGNKVGIYPGYVCAVVGSIVTGKPVKWMEDRSENLMSTSFARDYHMHGEIAATRDGKILGVRVNVLADHGAFNGTAQPTKFPAGFFSVFTGSYDIEAAHCAVTGVYTNKAPGGVAYACSFRITEAVYLVERLVDVLAYDLGMDPAELRKRNLLRPEQFPYVSKTGWEYDSGDYPRALSQAMDIAGYAELREEQKRRAVSGDGPLMGIGISFFTEAVGAGPRKHMDILGLGMADGAELRVHPTGKAVLRLSCQSQGQGHETTFAQIVAEELGISPDDIEVVHGDTDQTPFGLGTYGSRSTPVSGGATAVVARRVRERAKIVASAMLEVSPDDLEWEKGRWFVQGDPDSGKTIQEIALAAHSDLELPDGVEGHLDATCVYNPPNLTYPFGAYICVVDVDPETGQVKVRRFVAVDDCGVRINPTIVEGQVHGGLAEGIGMALMQVMAFDEDGNHLGGSFMDYLIPTSMECPSWELGETVTPSPHHPIGAKGVGESATVGSPAAVVNAVVDALKPYGVRHADMPLTPAAVWRALQNRPLRTDLAIT